In one window of Thermodesulfobacteriota bacterium DNA:
- a CDS encoding prepilin-type N-terminal cleavage/methylation domain-containing protein, with protein sequence MMVDSQKTRPGFRNGASPANQAKKAPAGASTGGFTIIEVMLALVIFSVGLLGVASMQTSSVTGNTSSKLNTMAVEYASDYMENLLALGVDKDIDDIFDTYEQLDPADADDPHEPDDFVGDDFDGDDADDLPYYPELDSLFDLTWTVADDTSGSGLAAEGPVKVISVTVRWANGNRAITLSSIKGEAL encoded by the coding sequence ATGATGGTCGATAGTCAAAAAACCAGGCCAGGATTCAGGAACGGGGCTTCGCCGGCAAATCAGGCGAAAAAGGCGCCGGCCGGCGCTTCCACGGGCGGGTTTACCATTATCGAGGTCATGCTGGCCCTGGTTATTTTCTCCGTCGGCCTGCTGGGCGTGGCCAGTATGCAGACGTCGTCGGTAACCGGGAATACCTCCTCCAAGCTGAACACCATGGCGGTGGAGTACGCTTCCGATTACATGGAGAACCTGCTGGCCCTGGGTGTCGACAAGGATATCGATGACATATTCGATACTTATGAACAACTGGATCCGGCAGATGCAGACGATCCTCACGAACCCGACGATTTTGTCGGTGATGACTTTGACGGCGACGACGCTGACGATCTGCCCTATTATCCCGAGCTGGACTCGCTGTTTGACCTGACCTGGACGGTGGCGGACGATACTTCCGGATCCGGGCTGGCGGCGGAAGGCCCGGTCAAGGTGATCTCCGTGACGGTGCGCTGGGCCAACGGAAACAGGGCCATTACCCTGAGCAGCATCAAGGGCGAGGCGCTGTAG
- a CDS encoding PilW family protein — MTNMTPETRGDSGFSLPELLVGMVLGTIVVALIVTAYFSQAKTGSNQQQMVAMQQNVRSGLFFMQRDIMMAGFGENTSDPSDASFTTATPTQVAFTFADPICVDDNIDNNGDGNVDEAEEKDGIDNNGDGDIDESNELETVQFDLQGTELHRILGAGRQDDIIAYNIDQLEFLYTQDDGDAATTYGNQNDRDDIRKVGISILARSEFPIKGYTNTETYTTLSGTVWGPFNDHFQRELVTTSVMCRNMVKP; from the coding sequence ATGACAAACATGACCCCTGAAACAAGAGGCGACAGCGGTTTTTCACTGCCCGAACTGCTGGTCGGGATGGTACTCGGAACCATCGTCGTGGCGCTGATCGTAACCGCCTATTTTTCCCAGGCGAAAACCGGCAGTAATCAGCAGCAGATGGTGGCGATGCAGCAGAACGTCCGTTCCGGCCTGTTTTTCATGCAGCGGGATATCATGATGGCCGGGTTCGGGGAAAACACCTCGGATCCTTCCGACGCGTCTTTTACCACCGCCACACCGACCCAGGTGGCGTTTACCTTTGCCGATCCGATCTGCGTGGACGACAACATCGATAATAACGGCGACGGTAACGTGGATGAAGCCGAAGAAAAAGACGGCATCGACAACAACGGCGATGGGGATATCGATGAGTCCAACGAGCTGGAGACCGTCCAGTTTGATCTGCAGGGGACCGAACTGCACCGGATCCTGGGCGCTGGCCGGCAGGACGATATTATCGCCTACAATATCGATCAGTTGGAATTCCTGTATACCCAGGACGACGGCGATGCCGCCACCACCTATGGGAACCAGAATGACCGGGACGATATCCGCAAGGTCGGTATTTCGATTCTGGCCCGGAGCGAATTTCCTATAAAAGGGTACACCAATACCGAGACCTATACCACATTATCCGGAACCGTCTGGGGGCCGTTTAATGACCATTTCCAGCGGGAACTGGTCACGACCTCCGTCATGTGCCGGAACATGGTGAAGCCATAA
- a CDS encoding pilus assembly PilX N-terminal domain-containing protein, translated as MNRILSLTDNSRGSVMAIALMVMVTLTIVGLMAVKDTVMESTIARNHTLYRQTLYLAEAAVRQAVQMMEDYTDDAAVSGELMERPSVLPWMRHYLDFDFGDDADFGDFRAGSYGSFTPIMTANANNNAAGFVARYEGVSLGSSIVMGQPTNKYQFSIYGRAVSPMAGDAAETMVKVGYTMRY; from the coding sequence ATGAACAGAATCCTATCTCTCACTGACAATAGCCGGGGTTCGGTCATGGCCATCGCCCTGATGGTCATGGTGACGCTGACGATTGTCGGTCTCATGGCCGTCAAGGACACGGTCATGGAAAGCACCATCGCGCGCAACCATACCCTGTACCGGCAGACCCTGTATCTGGCTGAAGCCGCCGTCCGGCAGGCGGTCCAGATGATGGAAGACTACACCGACGATGCCGCTGTTTCCGGAGAGTTGATGGAAAGGCCCAGCGTTCTGCCCTGGATGCGGCACTACCTGGATTTTGATTTCGGCGACGACGCCGATTTCGGCGATTTCCGGGCCGGCAGTTACGGCAGCTTTACGCCGATCATGACGGCCAACGCCAACAACAACGCCGCCGGGTTCGTGGCCCGGTACGAGGGCGTTTCCCTGGGCTCCAGCATCGTCATGGGCCAGCCCACCAACAAGTATCAGTTTTCTATTTACGGACGGGCGGTCAGTCCCATGGCGGGCGACGCCGCCGAGACAATGGTTAAAGTCGGTTACACCATGCGGTATTAA